A region from the Vicia villosa cultivar HV-30 ecotype Madison, WI linkage group LG3, Vvil1.0, whole genome shotgun sequence genome encodes:
- the LOC131660555 gene encoding cinnamoyl-CoA reductase CAD2-like: MTTFPNQLRLFKSNILDYSSILPAVKGCRGVFHLACPIPFGHVKNPLEEVIEPAIQGTCNVLQACKIANVKRIVYVSSGAAIIKNPYFSKTGPINEGGIATPRQWQKRMQWKLPKEMCLI, from the exons ATGACTACTTTTCCAAATCAGCTTCGACTTTTTAAGTCAAATATTTTGGATTATAGCTCTATTCTCCCGGCAGTTAAGGGATGCAGAGGTGTTTTCCACCTTGCTTGTCCTATTCCGTTTGGTCACGTTAAAAATCCTTTG GAGGAAGTAATTGAACCTGCGATCCAAGGAACATGCAATGTACTTCAAGCTTGTAAAATTGCTAATGTCAAACGAATAGTGTATGTTTCATCGGGGGCTGCCATAATAAAAAATCCCTATTTTTCAAAAACTGGACCGATTAATGA AGGTGGTATTGCTACGCCAAGACAATGGCAGAAAAGAATGCAGTGGAAATTGCCAAAAGAGATGTGCTTGATTTAA